Proteins from a genomic interval of Zingiber officinale cultivar Zhangliang chromosome 2A, Zo_v1.1, whole genome shotgun sequence:
- the LOC122042707 gene encoding uncharacterized protein LOC122042707 isoform X1: MDDSWLSKCVDSSPQMSPLLATELGSQAVRSSHLTQAPAPASAAQVHKNTKHHFHSFIRQEAVLNDHARVQETAAVSNLNLGYRLGKTELGNSFLALLSDEFSHLPHSRMDIAKIHINNDKVLTGTGCVVPSINIPPLPENHGNGSLGNWNEHSSFVVSRTATNPASTKVPFLHNNVRLVGDSHHARDYVEVVPCQSSQSNNTGTAVTPWDELCNSGRSANADKNSNKDVHASRIISFDAKSPILHNNSSYLRGRPLVFCRSTVGELFMGDAGLLGVLCFCHNSHMSVPKFCEHSGSPSVNPGEAVYLENGMNISHWCKQYLGIMAPDEIIGGEWSGGSATVDVSVGSKASYAPILLNNNVAISNIKSFGGSWRPAKPLSNSIPSSPYIKVRYTMQDKSINKEHDNVRLSYNFHGTKNCQKMIPSSVPASMPNAMKKQLLNTQKHPPISVGLEKVHSTLFKGKEIVVQQLNTSDGTYTGKHTSCMPLACSWTNGTVRHDDDIDDPNSSAEAPLADIDGASNIELRLGQPSEKYSAFAGSLGSSVLQIGPAYDTVKPQPYQQLKERSVSHTAAKTWTENQIRKNLHFSSSEASPYNKGSTQHAARSFNARNHFDSEGLTRDANMNPLISLFLSHLEGNNTSLSLDNLFNGSEHLSSKTPHNVCNSVGDSTHGTRSVCNTSTVNFPNKLDEGKNILTVESDTTKSDSMVQKQNEVTITREISAPFNSKCCQNSILGNGKDFSFYLDNQSNMVQKQSVGNTKQQEKTAFLSNKECDDPIPCGSSGTDLLKSDHLMSSTTLCSLETSKNIFATTKHSMDAKSKNSAFRRVVEFSTQESSNAAKANSQHHQLCCLSSSKPESCKDEFAVQTDLREGSYCKTHLNDSKVVRHSCPSCRSAVGMDIFSGHSCHTGSTRTCNCSCSTKRALLKSEKCCKRFSSCCNCDVDEQPCLRLGRLSNNCFPGDHKHEMFNHREHTSCSYGHCCTSVFPYCFHGFYTSGSNSTSKALSEQEVCGQANITHTTGDNDSNYLLPECKRIRLTHCDCSKNNSGLRNDQQTVFWRDVPKKNFAHAGASHDKFAEALKSTKSVGDQVPNYATEFNKAHLNSHVTKAPQMSNMSSGSSAPVLTQVSMEVNNSTPCIRTSTMMHDLVVDEGSGNEKCGSSDVVIRDGNEGFNTVDKVNVAKSRFDCLASDSSINPIDELHLKIPYKSKKVKCLNEGLAKKENAKYRCKLEMTPKTAASKSEDHNPSFDPFGGPEILNNVRHLENDSSRSQEIEVSKPGCVMQRTNASHGSAAIIKRKRSVLSFNKFKERIGYQDGVPKDDDKQLQNDDISLRRLKRVGEKMKQGLVACSKHESRSGTAKPPKFMSLNCIANISSKISLPKKSKPVVCGNSGIISSGGTDGDQKPAKIISLASILKRARKCNLTETSDTTVSHHSETSEDAKNSAIFHRLEESCECLRKNGEDLSSPSTAKAFHSGNNTGIRCHLHSMQSISNLRCKDICTCSPGKLAAKFRHHAKTTCSSTTEINECSKLTMAKDQLNCSPSAICGLEDQDNKLHQQKILEPASPTTIGSFPFPKNNQDHAGKLSQVSRSSRSLLNPDAFCCVCGSSNQGDTNQLLECHDCLIKVHQACYGVSKIPKGNWCCRPCKCNSQDIVCVLCGYGDGAMTRAVKCQNIIKSLLKAWKVGKGSYSVKTIPSEHAEIDALNPDSADEASKFNNCGSVSETCTAESKSRMSGKYPAFNSIIAGSLDPSVTQWVHMVCALWTPGTRCPNVDTMNTFDVSGALPAKKNVVCSLCKRPGGSCIECRVSSCSVPFHPWCAHQKGLLQSEIEGDDDEKVGFYGRCLHHAMPNNYRLDNHVVDPQQSLIKEECSCARTEVVRGRKRERTHQPNLQGPGKDGVCIVSQEQINAWLHINGQKCRASGLTKPSGSDVENDYRKEYILYKQLKRWKHLVVYKSGIHALGLYTSQFIPRGAMVVEYIGEIVGLRVADKREIEYQSGRRIQYKSACYFFRIDKEHIIDATRKGGIARFVNHSCLPNCVAKVITVRNEKKVVFFAERDINPGEEITYDYHFNSEDEGEKIPCFCDSKNCRRYLN; the protein is encoded by the exons TCAGGAGACTGCAGCTGTTAGTAATTTAAACTTAGGCTACAGATTGGGGAAGACAGAGCTGGGTAATTCATTTCTTGCTCTGTTATCTGATGAATTCTCCCATTTGCCTCATTCAAGAATGGACATAGCTAAGATTCATATCAACAATGACAAGGTTCTAACTGGCACTGGCTGTGTGGTCCCATCAATAAATATTCCACCTCTACCAGAAAACCATGGAAATGGCTCTCTGGGAAATTGGAATGAGCATTCTTCTTTTGTTGTCTCTAGGACAGCAACAAATCCTGCTTCCACCAAAGTCCCTTTTCTCCACAACAATGTTCGATTAGTGGGTGATTCTCATCATGCGAGGGACTATGTGGAAGTAGTTCCTTGTCAATCCTCTCAGTCCAACAATACAGGAACTGCCGTCACTCCATGGGATGAACTATGTAATTCAGGCAGGTCAGCCAATGCAGACAAAAACTCAAATAAGGATGTTCATGCCTCAAGGATTATTTCATTTGATGCCAAGTCTCCTATTTTACATAATAATTCTTCTTATCTTAGAGGGCGTCCCCTTGTCTTCTGTAGAAGTACTG TAGGAGAATTATTTATGGGTGATGCAGGACTTCTTGGAGTTTTATGCTTTTGTCATAACTCCCATATGTCAGTTCCCAAATTTTGTGAG CATTCAGGATCGCCTTCGGTGAATCCTGGTGAGGCTGTCTATTTGGAGAATGGAATGAACATATCACATTGGTGCAAGCAATATTTAGGG ATAATGGCACCAGATGAAATTATTGGAGGGGAGTGGTCAGGTGGTTCTGCAACAGTAGATGTTTCAGTTGGTTCCAAGGCCAGTTATGCTCCAATATTGTTGAACAACAATGTGGCAATTAGTAATATCAAGTCATTTGGTGGATCTTGGAGACCAGCTAAACCTTTGAGTAACTCTATTCCTAGCTCTCCATATATAAAGGTGAGATATACCATGCAGGACAAATCAATAAACAAGGAGCATGACAATGTGCGCCTAAGCTATAATTTTCATGGTACTAAAAATTGTCAAAAGATGATTCCCAGTTCAGTGCCAGCTAGCATGCCTAATGCAATGAAGAAACAACTCTTGAATACTCAGAAGCATCCTCCTATTAGTGTTGGTCTTGAAAAAGTTCACTCAACTTTATTTAAGGGTAAAGAAATTGTTGTTCAGCAATTGAATACTTCTGATGGCACTTATACTGGAAAACATACTTCTTGTATGCCCTTAGCATGTTCCTGGACCAATGGAACAGTGAGGCATGATGATGACATTGACGATCCCAACTCCTCTGCTGAAGCACCTCTGGCTGATATTGATGGTGCGTCGAACATTGAATTGAGGCTTGGCCAGCCATCTGAGAAATACAGTGCCTTTGCAGGTTCACTTGGATCGTCTGTACTACAAATTGGACCAGCATATGACACAGTGAAACCACAACCATATCAGCAACTAAAGGAACGAA GTGTTTCTCATACAGCTGCTAAAACTTGGACTGAAAATCAAATCAGGAAAAATCTCCATTTCTCATCTTCGGAGGCATCTCCTTACAATAAAGGATCCACACAACATGCGGCTAGATCTTTTAATGCTCGTAACCATTTTGACTCTGAAGGTCTCACTCGTGATGCAAACATGAATCCCCTGATTTCATTGTTTCTATCACATCTTGAAGGGAATAACACATCTTTATCACTGGATAACTTATTCAATGGTAGCGAGCACTTATCATCTAAGACGCCTCACAACGTTTGCAATTCTGTAGGAGACTCTACACATGGTACTAGAAGTGTATGTAACACCAGTACGGTGAATTTTCCCAATAAATTGGATGAAGGAAAGAATATTCTCACTGTTGAGAGTGACACGACAAAGTCTGACTCCATGGTACAAAAACAAAATGAGGTCACAATTACTAGAGAGATTTCTGCACCTTTTAATAGCAAATGCTGCCAAAACAGCATCCTTGGAAATGGTAAGGATTTTTCTTTCTATTTGGACAATCAATCTAACATGGTGCAGAAACAAAGTGTTGGAAACACCAAGCAGCAAGAGAAAACTGCTTTTCTCTCAAACAAGGAGTGTGATGATCCAATTCCTTGTGGATCATCCGGTACAGATTTGTTGAAATCAGACCATCTAATGTCTTCTACAACCCTTTGTTCTTTGGAAAcaagcaaaaatatttttgctaCAACCAAGCATTCTATGGATGCCAAATCAAAAAATTCTGCTTTTCGCCGTGTAGTTGAATTTTCAACTCAAGAAAGTTCAAACGCTGCTAAAGCAAACTCGCAACATCATCAATTGTGTTGTCTATCATCATCCAAACCTGAAAGTTGTAAGGATGAATTTGCAGTTCAGACAGACTTAAGGGAAGGATCTTACTGCAAAACTCATCTCAATGACTCTAAAGTTGTTAGACACTCATGCCCAAGCTGCCGATCTGCTGTTGGCATGGATATATTTTCTGGTCATTCTTGTCATACAG GTTCAACTAGAACCTGCAATTGCTCGTGTTCAACAAAAAGAGCACTGCTTAAATCTGAAAAATGCTGCAAAAGATTTTCAAGTTGCTGCAATTGTGATGTGGATGAACAACCTTGTCTGAG ACTGGGGAGGCTGTCAAATAATTGTTTTCCTGGTGATCATAAACATGAAATGTTCAATCACAGAGAACATACTTCTTGCTCATATGGACATTGCTGCACTTCCGTATTTCCATATTGCTTTCATGGTTTCTATACTTCGGGGAGTAATAGTACCTCTAAAGCCTTAAGTGAGCAGGAGGTTTGCGGACAAGCCAACATAACACATACCACCGGAGATAATGACAGCAACTATTTGTTACCAGAGTGCAAGAGAATTCGTCTAACTCATTGTGATTGTTCTAAGAATAATAGTGGCCTTAGAAATGATCAACAAACTGTCTTTTGGAGGGATGTTCCAAAAAAGAATTTTGCCCATGCTGGTGCTTCTCATGACAAGTTTGCAGAGGCATTGAAAAGCACAAAGAGCGTTGGCGATCAGGTTCCCAATTATGCCACTGAGTTCAACAAAGCTCATCTAAATTCCCATGTAACAAAAGCACCACAGATGTCTAATATGTCATCTGGATCCTCTGCTCCTGTCTTAACTCAAGTTTCAATGGAAGTCAATAATTCAACTCCCTGTATTAGAACTTCAACAATGATGCATGATTTAGTGGTTGATGAAGGATCAGGGAATGAGAAATGTGGATCATCTGATGTAGTCATCAGAGATGGCAACGAAGGCTTTAATACAGTCGACAAGGTGAATGTAGCTAAATCTAGGTTTGATTGCTTGGCAAGCGATTCGTCCATTAATCCTATTGATGAACTGCATTTGAAGATTCCATATAAATCCAAGAAAGTTAAGTGTCTCAATGAAGGGTTGGCAAAAAAAGAAAATGCGAAGTATCGATGCAAGCTTGAAATGACACCTAAAACTGCTGCAAGCAAATCTGAGGACCATAATCCATCATTTGATCCTTTTGGTGGCCCTGAAATACTGAACAATGTTAGGCATTTAGAAAATGATAGTTCTCGATCCCAAGAAATTGAAGTTTCCAAACCTGGTTGTGTGATGCAAAGAACAAATGCTTCTCATGGGTCTGCTGCAATTATCAAGAGAAAGCGTTCAGTTTTATCCTTCAACAAATTCAAGGAAAGAATTGGTTACCAAGATGGAGTGCCAAAGGATGACGACAAGCAGTTACAAAATGATGATATCTCACTTAGAAGACTCAAGCGTGTTGGAGAAAAGATGAAACAAGGGCTTGTTGCATGTTCAAAACATGAAAGTCGTAGTGGTACTGCAAAGCCACCTAAATTCATGTCACTAAATTGTATTGCAAATATTTCAAGCAAGATTAGTTTACCTAAGAAGAGCAAGCCTGTTGTATGTGGAAATTCAGGTATCATTTCTAGTGGAGGAACTGATGGTGATCAAAAGCCTGCAAAAATAATTTCCTTGGCTTCAATACTAAAAAGGGCTAGAAAGTGCAACCTTACTGAAACCTCTGATACAACTGTAAGCCATCATAGTGAAACCTCTGAGGATGCTAAAAATTCTGCAATCTTTCATAGATTGGAAGAAAGTTGTGAATGCTTAAGAAAGAATGGTGAAGACTTGAGCTCACCATCAACAGCAAAGGCATTCCATTCTGGAAATAACACAGGCATAAGATGTCATTTGCATTCTATGCAATCAATATCTAACTTACGGTGCAAGGATATTTGTACATGCAGTCCTGGCAAACTTGCTGCAAAATTTAGGCATCATGCAAAGACCACCTGCTCATCAACTACTGAGATTAATGAATGCTCAAAATTGACCATGGCAAAGGATCAGCTCAATTGTTCCCCTTCGGCTATTTGTG GATTGGAAGATCAAGATAATAAATTACATCAGCAGAAGATTTTAGAACCGGCATCGCCAACAACTATTGGTTCTTTTCCCTTTCCTAAGAACAATCAAGATCATGCTGGCAAGCTGTCTCAAGTAAGCAGAAG TAGCCGCAGTCTTTTAAATCCAGATGCATTTTGTTGTGTCTGTGGAAGCTCGAATCAAGGTGACACCAATCAATTGTTAGAGTGTCATGACTGCTTGATTAAG GTGCACCAAGCCTGCTATGGAGTTTCAAAAATTCCCAAAGGTAATTGGTGCTGTCGTCCATGCAAGTGCAACTCCCAAGACATC GTTTGTGTTTTGTGTGGATATGGTGATGGAGCCATGACAAGGGCAGTAAAATGTCAGAATATTATCAAGAGTTTATTGAAGGCATGGAAAGTTGGTAAAGGATCCTATTCTGTGAAGACCATTCCTTCTGAACATGCAGAGATCGATGCTCTCAATCCTGATTCTGCAGATGAAGCCTCTAAATTCAACAACTGTGGTTCAGTTAGCGAGACTTGTACTGCTGAAAGCAAAAGTAGAATGTCAGGAAAATATCCGGCTTTTAACAGCATAATCGCCGGATCACTGGATCCATCTGTCACACAATGGGTGCATATGGTTTGCGCACTTTGGACACCTGGTACAAGATGTCCAAATGTTGACACAATGAATACTTTTGATGTGTCTGGTGCTTTACCTGCTAAGAAAAATGTA GTTTGTTCTTTGTGTAAACGTCCAGGAGGTTCATGCATAGAGTGCAGAGTTTCAAGTTGCTCTGTCCCATTTCATCCTTGGTGTGCACATCAGAAG GGTTTGCTACAAAGTGAAATTGAAGGTGATGATGATGAAAAAGTTGGCTTTTACGGGAGATGCCTGCATCATGCAATGCCCAATAATTATCGTCTTGATAATCATGTTGTGGATCCCCAACAAAGCCTGATAAAGGAAGAATGCTCGTGTGCTCGCACCGAG GTTGTTAGAGGTCGGAAAAGAGAGAGAACACACCAGCCTAATCTCCAAGGACCTGGTAAAGATGGTGTATGCATTGTTTCCCAGGAGCAGATAAATGCATGGCTTCATATTAATGGTCAGAAGTGTCGTGCTAGTGGTTTAACAAAGCCATCAGGTTCAGATGTCGAGAATGACTACCGG AAGGAATACATTCTATACAAGCAGTTAAAGAGATGGAAGCATTTGGTTGTTTACAAATCAGGAATTCATGCGCTTGGTCTGTACACATCGCAGTTTATTCCTCGTGGAGCCATG GTAGTTGAATATATCGGTGAGATTGTCGGACTACGAGTAGCCGACAAACGAGAGATTGAGTACCAATCAGGTAGAAGAATCCAATACAAGAGTGCTTGCTATTTCTTTAGGATTGATAAGGAACACATCATTGATGCCACACGCAAAGGCGGGATTGCCCGATTTGTCAACCATTCTTGCCTG CCAAACTGTGTCGCTAAAGTAATCACAGTCAGGAATGAGAAAAAG GTGGTTTTCTTCGCAGAGAGGGACATAAACCCTGGCGAGGAGATTACTTATGACTATCACTTCAACAGCGAAGATGAAGGCGAGAAAATTCCGTGTTTCTGCGATTCAAAAAATTGCAGACGGTACCTGAACTAA